The following proteins are encoded in a genomic region of Triticum dicoccoides isolate Atlit2015 ecotype Zavitan chromosome 1B, WEW_v2.0, whole genome shotgun sequence:
- the LOC119344705 gene encoding MADS-box transcription factor 4-like, giving the protein MAATLLYSSHPPPAMAFTPAHKDRHHHRPLLLPSVHTPQRQGREESSGSWVLLGPLSFFSASEELVEMGRGKIEIKRIENSSNRQVTFAKRRAGLVKKAREIGVLCDAEVGVVIFSSAGKLYDFWTPKTTLPRILEKYQTNSGKILWDEKHKSISAEIDRVKKENDNMQIELRHMKGEDVNSLQPKELIAIEEALTNGQTSLRDKMMDHWKMHRRNEKMLEEEHKLLALRMHQQDDLSSNMREMELGYHQGRDFTSQMPFTFRLQPSHPNLQEDK; this is encoded by the exons ATGGCAGCCACCCTCCTTTACTCCTCCCATCCTCCCCCAGCCATGGCATTCACGCCCGCCCATAAAGATCGCCACCACCACAGGCCGCTGCTGCTCCCAAGCGTCCACACTCCACAGAGACAAGGGAGGGAGGAGTCCTCTGGGTCTTGGGTGCTCCTGGGTCCTCTTTCTTTCTTCTCGGCGAGCGAGGAGCTTGTTGAGATGGGGCGCGGCAAGATCGAGATCAAGAGGATCGAGAACTCGTCCAACCGCCAGGTGACCTTCGCCAAGCGCCGGGCCGGGCTGGTGAAGAAGGCCCGCGAGATCGGCGTGCTCTGCGACGCCGAGGTCGGCGTCGTCATCTTCTCCAGCGCCGGCAAGCTCTACGACTTCTGGACGCCCAAGACCAC GCtgccaaggatcttggagaagtACCAGACCAACTCCGGGAAGATCCTGTGGGACGAGAAGCACAAG aGCATCAGCGCGGAGATTGACAGGGTGAAGAAGGAGAACGACAACATGCAGATCGAGCTCAG GCATATGAAAGGCGAGGATGTGAACTCGCTGCAGCCCAAGGAGCTGATCGCCATCGAGGAGGCGCTCACCAACGGCCAGACCAGCCTCAGGGACAAGATG ATGGACCACTGGAAGATGCACAGGAGGAAT GAGAAGATGCTGGAGGAGGAGCACAAGCTGCTGGCTTTGAGGATG CACCAGCAGGACGACCTGAGCAGCAACATGAGGGAGATGGAGCTCGGGTACCATCAGGGTAGGGATTTCACTTCCCAGATGCCGTTCACCTTCCGGCTGCAGCCCAGCCACCCCAACTTGCAGGAAGACAAGTAG
- the LOC119344692 gene encoding probable receptor-like protein kinase At1g11050, translated as MPTRRLLRILPLLLALLLAGSPDGAAAAGGGNGTCPLDLSYVPTFPWDPAPCAGAAPNMTACCQTLLSVLAIGLAGRLRATGQFRVPSAAASAACIADFAEAVASAPASLPGASLVPSCFPSPDEFAVSPSFCAGVTTAAEYRAVVGNASVAGLDAACGPDLSSLPICDRCQTAGIVATSPLIAASANATTESQQNCFYLTVMYAAGISSAEGPTSPTAAHCILGLGLSTPPSQRSKSNNAAIYATTIPIAFILLLSVLAFFVWRKTRHAKNKKRNHTIPEEGSEDRRPHLRPNTGSIQFDIAELSKGTDNFADRNLIGRGGFGVVYRGVLADGSVVAVKKMLNPEMDGGDEEFTNEVEIISHLRHRNLVPLRGCCIVDDDIEDGKQMFLVYDFMPNGSLEEFIFRDRVGSSKRAALTWAQRRNIIMDVAKGLEYLHYGVKPAIYHRDIKATNILLDNEMRARVADFGLARRSREGQSHLTTRVAGTHGYLAPEYALYGQLTEKSDVYSLGVLVLEILSGRHVLDMTASNGPVLITDWAWTLIKAGQSREVLDDALSTCESPRGEAIERFVLVGILCAHVMVALRPTITEAVKMLEGDMDIPEIPDRPLPFGHNFLMFSEAGSNFSASPAISGPLMDNGDHA; from the coding sequence ATGCCGACGCGGAGGCTCCTCCGCATCCTCCCGCTTCTCCTGGCGCTGCTGCTCGCCGGCTCGCCAGACGGCGCGGCCGCGGCGGGCGGCGGCAACGGGACGTGCCCGCTGGACCTGAGCTACGTGCCCACGTTCCCGTGGGACCCCGCGCCGTGCGCGGGGGCCGCGCCCAACATGACGGCCTGCTGCCAGACGCTGCTCTCCGTGCTCGCCATCGGCCTCGCCGGCCGGCTCCGCGCCACGGGCCAGTTCCGCGTCCCGTCCGCGGCGGCCTCCGCCGCCTGCATCGCCGACTTCGCGGAGGCGGTCGCGTCGGCGCCGGCCTCGCTCCCGGGCGCCTCGCTCGTGCCGTCCTGCTTCCCGTCGCCGGACGAGTTCGCCGTCTCCCCGTCCTTCTGCGCCGGCGTCACCACCGCGGCCGAGTACAGGGCCGTCGTCGGGAACGCCTCCGTCGCGGGCCTGGACGCCGCCTGCGGCCCCGACCTCTCGTCCTTGCCGATCTGCGACCGCTGCCAGACCGCCGGCATCGTCGCCACCTCCCCCCTCATCGCCGCCAGCGCCAACGCCACGACCGAGTCGCAGCAGAACTGCTTCTACCTCACCGTCATGTACGCCGCCGGCATCTCCAGCGCCGAGGGACCCACCTCCCCCACCGCCGCCCATTGCATCCTCGGCCTCGGCCTGTCCACCCCTCCCTCCCAGCGCTCCAAGTCCAACAACGCAGCCATCTACGCCACCACCATCCCAATCGCCTTCATCCTCCTCCTGTCAGTCCTCGCATTCTTTGTATGGAGAAAGACAAGGCACGCCAAGAACAAGAAGAGGAACCACACGATCCCTGAGGAGGGGTCGGAGGACCGGCGTCCGCACCTGAGGCCCAACACCGGGTCAATACAGTTCGACATTGCCGAGTTGTCCAAGGGGACGGACAACTTCGCGGATCGAAACCTCATCGGCCGCGGTGGGTTCGGAGTTGTCTACCGTGGCGTGCTCGCCGATGGGTCTGTGGTTGCCGTCAAGAAGATGCTCAACCCAGAAATGGACGGCGGTGACGAGGAGTTCACCAACGAGGTGGAGATCATCAGCCACCTCCGGCACCGAAACCTGGTGCCGCTGCGTGGCTGTTGCATTGTCGATGACGACATAGAGGATGGGAAGCAGATGTTCCTCGTGTACGACTTTATGCCCAATGGATCGCTCGAGGAGTTCATCTTCCGGGACAGAGTAGGAAGCAGCAAGCGGGCGGCATTGACATGGGCACAACGTCGCAACATAATAATGGATGTGGCAAAAGGACTGGAATATCTGCATTATGGTGTCAAGCCTGCGATCTATCACAGGGACATCAAGGCGACCAACATATTGCTCGACAATGAGATGCGGGCACGCGTGGCGGATTTCGGGCTAGCCAGGAGGAGCCGAGAAGGGCAGTCTCACCTCACGACGCGGGTTGCCGGCACACATGGCTACCTGGCGCCCGAGTACGCGCTCTATGGACAATTGACAGAGAAGAGTGACGTCTATAGCTTGGGCGTTCTGGTGCTTGAGATATTGAGTGGGCGGCATGTGCTTGACATGACGGCTTCGAATGGGCCAGTGCTGATCACCGACTGGGCGTGGACGCTCATCAAGGCTGGCCAGTCAAGGGAGGTGCTCGACGATGCATTGTCGACGTGCGAGAGCCCAAGAGGTGAGGCCATCGAAAGGTTTGTTCTTGTTGGAATCCTGTGCGCTCATGTGATGGTTGCGCTCCGACCGACCATCACCGAGGCGGTGAAGATGCTTGAGGGAGACATGGACATACCAGAGATACCAGATCGGCCGCTGCCATTTGGGCACAACTTTTTGATGTTCAGCGAAGCTGGGAGCAACTTCAGCGCTTCCCCGGCTATCAGTGGGCCTTTAATGGATAATGGGGACCATGCTTAG